One stretch of Acetomicrobium thermoterrenum DSM 13490 DNA includes these proteins:
- a CDS encoding aminotransferase-like domain-containing protein yields MLEIPLERGSKTPIYRQIAFHLKRMIESGTLPEGYKLPGTRQLAEDLSVSRTTVNEAMHLLEAEGYVELKKKSGCYVRRKNVAGVSREKAVCSEKVIWDLASGLPDKSLIATRFLSKILKDLSLNVSKDLILPAPLAGVPELRRALVKHAALRGIPARSDEVLVTAGGLEALAILIAAIKEQGVKNIFVEELTYSPVVELATKNKMQVCCISLNDPAYSLKDASKGDVLYLIPSFHNPTGRTLSLETRSSILEIAKRKSLLIIEDDTYGELRYGKESVPALKAMENAEKIAYLGSFSQVLFPGFRMSYLLLPENLMKSCLDIKRIFYGSVSSLVQYFVLTFLEEGGLYETLEFVRNQISMRMRSLCEGFRKMLPQALFEMPLGGIYLWLNMPNLKGSKAALKAAGQGVSVVPGVAFSVKGEDVEAVRLSVSSLRLSDISFVLSILCRSWNDELLPQH; encoded by the coding sequence ATGTTGGAGATACCTCTGGAGCGCGGGTCTAAAACTCCTATTTATCGCCAGATAGCGTTTCATCTGAAGCGCATGATCGAAAGCGGTACGCTTCCAGAGGGGTATAAACTGCCGGGAACGCGCCAATTGGCCGAGGATTTGAGCGTAAGCAGGACTACCGTAAATGAAGCCATGCATCTTCTGGAAGCAGAGGGCTATGTCGAGTTGAAGAAAAAGAGCGGGTGTTATGTCCGCCGCAAAAATGTTGCCGGTGTATCAAGAGAAAAAGCGGTGTGCTCAGAAAAAGTTATATGGGACCTAGCTTCCGGGTTACCCGATAAAAGTCTGATTGCGACACGTTTTTTATCCAAGATATTGAAAGACCTGTCATTAAATGTAAGTAAAGATTTGATTTTGCCGGCGCCTTTGGCCGGAGTTCCCGAACTTAGAAGGGCACTGGTTAAGCATGCTGCTTTAAGGGGGATTCCAGCACGATCCGATGAAGTGCTGGTTACTGCTGGTGGATTGGAGGCACTTGCCATTTTGATCGCAGCGATTAAAGAACAGGGCGTAAAAAATATATTTGTAGAAGAACTAACTTACTCTCCTGTCGTGGAGTTGGCCACGAAGAATAAAATGCAAGTTTGTTGCATATCTTTGAACGACCCGGCCTACAGTTTAAAAGATGCCTCCAAAGGCGATGTCCTTTATCTGATACCGAGTTTCCACAATCCTACGGGGCGCACGCTTTCTTTAGAGACGCGAAGTTCGATATTGGAAATCGCAAAAAGGAAGTCGCTTTTGATAATAGAAGATGACACCTATGGGGAATTGAGGTACGGCAAGGAGAGCGTGCCCGCTTTGAAGGCCATGGAAAATGCCGAAAAGATAGCGTATTTGGGATCCTTCAGCCAAGTGCTTTTCCCGGGTTTCAGAATGAGTTACCTTCTTTTGCCTGAAAATTTAATGAAAAGTTGCCTCGACATAAAAAGGATTTTTTACGGCTCTGTTTCATCTTTGGTCCAATATTTCGTGCTTACATTTCTTGAAGAGGGAGGGTTATATGAAACGCTGGAATTTGTTAGAAATCAAATCTCCATGCGAATGAGATCGTTGTGCGAGGGCTTTAGGAAAATGCTGCCTCAAGCCCTTTTCGAGATGCCCTTAGGCGGTATTTACCTGTGGCTTAATATGCCAAACCTTAAAGGCAGCAAAGCGGCTCTCAAGGCGGCGGGCCAAGGGGTTTCAGTTGTCCCCGGGGTTGCGTTTTCGGTTAAAGGGGAGGATGTAGAAGCGGTCAGGCTTTCTGTCAGCTCTTTAAGGCTGTCGGATATTTCTTTTGTCCTTTCTATTCTCTGTAGATCTTGGAATGACGAGCTTCTTCCACAGCATTAA
- a CDS encoding HAD family hydrolase, translated as MDKLKKIHDALIFDMDGVLIDATFSYPMVIRMAVQWGWRYLLGNDVDCTAFSYGHFYISKTHPAFNDDYDIAWILLSLAASRGIRSLKKAFPTPKQWEEILQNFNGDDPSLLLSDNFNNIVPRSSVRQLCEEIYFGREEYISLQGKKPNWYKGKGLWRRERALIDVHWKDLPLPVCIFTGRSRKECFLGLKLLGWEDLPMERIFTLEDGMPKPSPEGLEVLSARVGAKNPIFFGDTSSDLESAKRFGRGKFVYVGKTPKDLPLVFEDTQKALSELGFID; from the coding sequence ATGGATAAATTAAAAAAAATTCACGATGCCCTTATTTTCGACATGGATGGCGTGCTCATTGATGCAACCTTCTCTTATCCAATGGTCATAAGAATGGCTGTACAATGGGGGTGGCGCTACCTGCTCGGCAATGACGTAGATTGCACCGCCTTTTCTTATGGACATTTCTACATCAGCAAGACACATCCGGCCTTTAACGATGACTACGATATTGCATGGATTTTATTGTCCCTTGCAGCTTCAAGGGGAATAAGATCTTTAAAAAAGGCTTTTCCCACCCCAAAACAGTGGGAAGAAATTCTACAAAATTTCAATGGCGACGACCCTTCGCTACTGCTTTCGGACAATTTTAACAATATCGTTCCCAGATCATCTGTGAGACAGTTATGCGAGGAGATCTACTTCGGTCGTGAGGAATACATTTCTTTACAGGGCAAAAAACCTAATTGGTACAAAGGAAAGGGACTTTGGCGAAGAGAAAGAGCTCTTATCGATGTGCATTGGAAAGATCTTCCCTTGCCTGTCTGCATTTTCACAGGAAGGTCTCGGAAAGAGTGTTTTCTTGGGCTAAAGCTTCTTGGCTGGGAAGACCTTCCCATGGAGAGGATATTCACTTTAGAGGACGGCATGCCTAAGCCTTCCCCCGAAGGCTTAGAAGTCTTGTCCGCGAGGGTGGGTGCCAAAAATCCGATATTTTTCGGAGACACGAGCAGCGATTTGGAATCGGCTAAAAGATTTGGCAGAGGAAAGTTCGTATATGTCGGCAAAACCCCTAAAGACTTACCTTTGGTCTTTGAAGATACACAAAAGGCACTGTCCGAGCTGGGGTTTATCGATTAA
- a CDS encoding bifunctional heptose 7-phosphate kinase/heptose 1-phosphate adenyltransferase, with amino-acid sequence MKAKRCKVAVVGDVMLDHYIIGRASRLSPEAPVPVVEVIEEDYRPGGAANVANNVAAFGFDAVLVAPKGQDIYWGLLESLLNKTRVAICSPITLNMPTIRKTRILARSQQIVRVDWDNYIDDRLCDISKDILKVLPTLDADVLVISDYAKGIVSEKVAGGCINWAKGRGIPIIVDPKPQHKERYIGATVMTPNKSEAEMLLGRAFDGNFTPLEGAQLLREGLSMEAVVITLGDQGMVLAAKDELIHFPARAREVYDVSGAGDTVVASIAVALGLRLPWRVACEFATLTAGLVVQKMGTATVTPEEIENSPEWEKLKPYFDGDQ; translated from the coding sequence GTGAAAGCGAAGCGATGCAAAGTTGCCGTAGTGGGGGATGTTATGCTCGACCATTATATCATTGGTCGTGCGAGCAGATTGTCGCCTGAAGCCCCCGTTCCGGTAGTTGAAGTTATCGAGGAGGATTATCGGCCGGGTGGAGCGGCTAATGTGGCTAATAACGTTGCTGCTTTCGGATTCGATGCTGTTTTAGTGGCTCCCAAGGGGCAGGATATTTATTGGGGCCTGTTGGAATCTCTGCTGAATAAGACAAGGGTTGCCATATGTTCTCCAATAACTTTAAACATGCCGACGATACGTAAGACGAGGATTCTTGCCCGTTCTCAGCAGATTGTACGAGTAGATTGGGATAACTATATTGATGATCGTTTATGCGATATTTCGAAAGATATTTTAAAAGTTTTGCCTACTCTTGATGCCGATGTATTGGTCATTTCAGATTACGCGAAGGGCATTGTAAGTGAAAAAGTGGCCGGTGGGTGCATCAATTGGGCCAAAGGAAGGGGTATTCCCATTATAGTCGACCCTAAACCGCAACATAAAGAACGCTATATAGGAGCAACTGTTATGACTCCCAATAAATCGGAAGCGGAAATGCTTTTAGGGCGTGCCTTTGATGGGAATTTCACTCCTCTGGAGGGTGCTCAATTACTTAGGGAAGGTCTTTCCATGGAGGCTGTTGTCATTACCCTTGGAGACCAGGGTATGGTGCTTGCCGCAAAGGATGAATTGATCCATTTCCCGGCCCGTGCAAGGGAGGTTTACGATGTTTCCGGAGCTGGTGATACGGTAGTCGCATCTATAGCCGTTGCCCTTGGATTGAGGCTGCCTTGGCGTGTAGCTTGTGAATTTGCTACTTTGACAGCCGGGCTGGTCGTACAAAAGATGGGTACTGCCACTGTTACTCCGGAAGAAATCGAGAATTCTCCCGAGTGGGAAAAGTTAAAGCCCTATTTCGACGGAGACCAATGA
- a CDS encoding AMP-binding protein, translating into MRLDRLDKEIESICRRFPWDRAIWFNGVWWSRGAFWGLVEAVTEKLYDSGFKSGMHLGLVMPNCPSFWAHVLAAWRLGGAVVPYNHREPVNAVTSALKHAKVSMVVLSKERSNLVDELNREHIPWGLALYDAPFKESVQALPEYPGQEGGAVIFYTSGTGGKPKAVPLSHSSLYMNAISCIDQVEPIKDGDILLNALPNSHVLGFSICGLLPLLLNLSQCMLSSFMPVKNVLEAIRSSETNVLVGVPMMYQFITSALSQGESLPRRIKAAISGGDKFPFALDEILEKYLGIGVLEGYGLTEASPVVAVNRSYSARKLGTVGPALPIVETKVCDHEGKELPKGHEGVLWIRGGSVADGYFEDDGLTDAFFKDGWFNTGDIVSIDDDGYIRLHSRESDVIMVGGFKVFPEEVEEILLKHPLVKEAAVIGVNQSMSGQIVKAFIVPKLDKQPAKRDIWSHCRRLLASYKIPKIIEFVDNLPKTALGKAKRSALREE; encoded by the coding sequence ATGAGATTGGATAGATTGGATAAAGAGATAGAATCCATCTGCCGTAGATTTCCTTGGGACAGAGCAATTTGGTTTAATGGGGTTTGGTGGTCTCGCGGAGCGTTCTGGGGTTTGGTGGAAGCTGTTACGGAAAAGCTTTACGACAGTGGATTTAAATCGGGGATGCATTTGGGTTTAGTGATGCCGAACTGCCCCTCCTTTTGGGCCCACGTTTTGGCAGCATGGCGTTTAGGGGGTGCTGTAGTTCCATATAATCATCGCGAGCCTGTAAATGCCGTTACAAGTGCCTTGAAACATGCAAAGGTTTCTATGGTCGTCTTGTCTAAAGAGCGTTCCAATTTGGTTGACGAGCTGAATCGTGAGCATATCCCTTGGGGGCTGGCCCTATACGATGCACCTTTTAAGGAATCCGTTCAGGCCTTACCTGAATACCCCGGCCAAGAAGGCGGCGCCGTCATATTTTATACTTCTGGGACAGGCGGTAAGCCTAAAGCCGTACCATTAAGTCACTCATCTTTATATATGAACGCCATAAGTTGCATCGATCAGGTAGAACCCATAAAGGATGGGGATATACTTCTTAACGCTCTTCCCAATTCTCACGTTCTCGGATTTTCAATATGTGGTTTATTGCCACTGCTGTTAAACCTTTCTCAATGCATGTTGTCCAGTTTTATGCCCGTAAAAAACGTATTGGAAGCAATTAGAAGCTCCGAGACCAATGTATTGGTTGGCGTGCCAATGATGTATCAATTCATAACATCAGCTCTATCACAGGGAGAAAGCTTGCCAAGGCGTATCAAAGCTGCAATCTCCGGGGGAGATAAATTCCCCTTTGCTTTGGACGAAATTCTCGAAAAGTATTTAGGAATCGGCGTGCTGGAGGGGTATGGTTTGACGGAAGCATCGCCGGTGGTAGCCGTTAATAGGTCTTATTCTGCGAGAAAACTTGGCACTGTAGGCCCTGCCCTTCCGATAGTGGAAACCAAAGTATGCGATCATGAGGGGAAGGAATTGCCCAAAGGGCATGAGGGCGTGCTTTGGATTAGAGGCGGCTCAGTAGCGGATGGCTACTTCGAAGACGACGGGTTGACTGACGCTTTCTTCAAAGACGGTTGGTTTAATACGGGGGATATAGTGTCGATCGATGACGATGGTTACATAAGGCTTCACTCTCGCGAGAGCGATGTAATTATGGTTGGAGGCTTCAAAGTATTTCCGGAAGAAGTCGAAGAGATTCTTCTGAAACACCCATTAGTAAAAGAAGCTGCCGTTATTGGAGTAAACCAGAGCATGAGCGGACAAATCGTTAAAGCTTTTATAGTGCCTAAATTGGATAAGCAGCCGGCAAAAAGAGATATATGGTCCCATTGCAGACGGCTTTTGGCCTCTTATAAAATCCCAAAGATCATCGAATTTGTAGATAACCTGCCCAAAACTGCCCTGGGCAAGGCCAAAAGGTCAGCATTGCGAGAAGAATAG